In one Zalophus californianus isolate mZalCal1 chromosome 10, mZalCal1.pri.v2, whole genome shotgun sequence genomic region, the following are encoded:
- the LOC113932354 gene encoding NADPH--cytochrome P450 reductase isoform X1, with protein sequence MVSVNHPRGPGSQFPVNMGDSCMDAGATVSETVAEEVSLLSMTDMILFSLIVGLLTYWFFFRKKKDEVPEFTKIQPVTSSVRDSSFVEKMKKTGRNIIVFYGSQTGTAEEFANRLSKDAHRYGMRGMAADPEEYDLADLGSLPDIENSLAVFCMATYGEGDPTDNAQDFYDWLQETDLDLTGVKYAVFGLGNKTYEHFNAMGKYVDKRLEQLGAQRIFELGMGDDDGNLEEDFLTWREQFWPAVCEHFGVEATGEECSIRQYGLVVHPDIDPAKVYVGEMGRLKSYENQKPPFDAKNPFLAAVTANRKLNQGTERHFMHLELDISDSKLRYESGDHVAVYPANDSTLVSQLGEILGADLDVVMSLNNLDEESNKKHPFPCPTSYRTALTYYLDITNPPRTNVLYELAQHASDPSEQERLRRMASSSGEGKELYLSWVVEARRHILAILQDYPSLRPPIDHLCELLPRLQARYYSIASSSKVHPNSVHICAVAVEYKTKSGRVNKGVATSWLRAKEPAGENGGRALVPMFVRKSQFRLPFKATTPVILVGPGTGVAPFIGFIQERAWLRRQGKEVGETLLYYGCRRSDEDYLYREELAGLHQDGSLTQLNVAFSREQPHKVYVQHLLRRDKEHLWQLIHEGGAHIYVCGDARNMARDVQNAFYDIVADGGPMEHAQAVDYIKKLMTKGRYSLDVWS encoded by the exons ATGGTTAGCGTAAACCATCCCCGTGGCCCAGGGTCTCAG TTTCCTGTCAACATGGGGGACTCCTGCATGGATGCCGGCGCCACCGTATCGGAGACTGTGGCCGAAGAAGTGTCTCTTCTCAGCATGACGGACATGATTCTGTTTTCCCTCATTGTGGGCCTCCTGACCTATTGGTtcttcttcagaaagaaaaaagacgaAGTCCCAGAGTTCACCAAAATTCAACCAGT GACTTCCTCTGTCAGAGACAGCAGCTTTGTGGAAAAGATGAAGAAGACG GGCAGGAACATCATCGTGTTCTACGGCTCCCAGACGGGGACGGCGGAAGAGTTTGCCAACCGCTTGTCCAAGGACGCCCACCGCTACGGGATGCGGGGCATGGCTGCAGACCCCGAGGAGTATGACTTG GCCGACCTGGGCAGCCTGCCAGACATCGAGAACTCCCTGGCCGTGTTCTGCATGGCCACCTACGGTGAGGGGGACCCCACAGACAACGCCCAGGACTTCTACGACTGGCTCCAGGAGACTGACTTGGACCTCACTGGAGTCAAGTATGCG GTGTTTGGTCTTGGGAACAAGACCTATGAGCACTTCAATGCCATGGGCAAGTACGTGGACAAGCGGCTGGAGCAGCTCGGCGCCCAGCGGATCTTTGAGCTGGGGATGGGCGATGACGATGGGAA CCTGGAGGAGGACTTCCTGACATGGCGTGAGCAGTTCTGGCCGGCCGTGTGCGAGCACTTCGGGGTGGAGGCCACTGGAGAGGAGTGCAG CATTCGCCAGTATGGGCTGGTGGTCCACCCAGACATAGACCCGGCCAAGGTGTACGTGGGAGAGATGGGCCGTCTGAAGAGCTACGAGAACCAGAAACC ccccttcGATGCCAAGAATCCCTTCTTGGCTGCTGTCACCGCCAACCGGAAGCTGAACCAGGGAACGGAGCGCCACTTCATGCACCTGGAATTAGACATCTCAGACTCCAAACTCAG gtatGAATCTGGGGACCATGTGGCCGTTTACCCAGCCAATGACTCTACCCTGGTCAGCCAGCTCGGTGAGATCCTGGGTGCCGACCTGGACGTCGTCATGTCCCTGAACAATCTCGATG AGGAGTCCAACAAGAAgcaccccttcccctgccccacctcctacCGCACGGCCCTCACCTACTACCTGGACATCACGAACCCGCCTCGCACCAACGTGCTCTACGAGCTGGCCCAGCACGCCTCCGATCCCTCGGAGCAGGAGCGGTTGCGCAGGATGGCCTCCTCCTCGGGCGAGGGCAAG GAGCTGTACCTGAGCTGGGTGGTGGAGGCCCGGAGGCACATCCTGGCCATCCTGCAGGACTACCCGTCCCTGCGGCCCCCCATCGACCACCTGTGCGAGCTGCTGCCCCGGCTCCAGGCCCGCTACTACTCCATCGCCTCGTCCTCCAAG gtCCACCCCAACTCCGTGCACATCTGTGCGGTGGCCGTGGAGTACAAAACCAAGTCCGGCCGCGTCAACAAAGGTGTGGCCACCAGCTGGCTGCGGGCCAAGGAGCCCGCCGGGGAGAACGGCGGCCGGGCCCTGGTGCCCATGTTCGTGCGCAAGTCCCAGTTCCGCCTGCCCTTCAAGGCCACCACGCCGGTCATCCTGGTGGGTCCCGGCACCGGGGTGGCCCCGTTCATCGGCTTCATCCAGGAGCGGGCCTGGCTGCGGCGGCAGG gcaaggaggtgggggagacGCTGCTCTACTATGGCTGCCGCCGCTCGGACGAAGACTACCTGTACCGTGAGGAGCTGGCCGGGCTCCACCAGGACGGCTCCCTCACCCAGCTCAACGTGGCCTTCTCCCGGGAGCAGCCCCACAAG gtcTACGTGCAGCACTTACTGAGGAGGGACAAGGAGCACCTGTGGCAGCTGATCCACGAGGGCGGCGCCCACATCTACGTCTGCGG ggacGCTCGGAACATGGCGAGGGACGTGCAGAACGCCTTCTACGACATCGTGGCCGACGGGGGGCCCATGGAGCACGCCCAGGCCGTGGACTACATCAAGAAGCTGATGACCAAGGGCCGCTACTCCCTGGACGTGTGGAGCTAG
- the LOC113932354 gene encoding NADPH--cytochrome P450 reductase isoform X2 produces the protein MGLRRRAVIEFPVNMGDSCMDAGATVSETVAEEVSLLSMTDMILFSLIVGLLTYWFFFRKKKDEVPEFTKIQPVTSSVRDSSFVEKMKKTGRNIIVFYGSQTGTAEEFANRLSKDAHRYGMRGMAADPEEYDLADLGSLPDIENSLAVFCMATYGEGDPTDNAQDFYDWLQETDLDLTGVKYAVFGLGNKTYEHFNAMGKYVDKRLEQLGAQRIFELGMGDDDGNLEEDFLTWREQFWPAVCEHFGVEATGEECSIRQYGLVVHPDIDPAKVYVGEMGRLKSYENQKPPFDAKNPFLAAVTANRKLNQGTERHFMHLELDISDSKLRYESGDHVAVYPANDSTLVSQLGEILGADLDVVMSLNNLDEESNKKHPFPCPTSYRTALTYYLDITNPPRTNVLYELAQHASDPSEQERLRRMASSSGEGKELYLSWVVEARRHILAILQDYPSLRPPIDHLCELLPRLQARYYSIASSSKVHPNSVHICAVAVEYKTKSGRVNKGVATSWLRAKEPAGENGGRALVPMFVRKSQFRLPFKATTPVILVGPGTGVAPFIGFIQERAWLRRQGKEVGETLLYYGCRRSDEDYLYREELAGLHQDGSLTQLNVAFSREQPHKVYVQHLLRRDKEHLWQLIHEGGAHIYVCGDARNMARDVQNAFYDIVADGGPMEHAQAVDYIKKLMTKGRYSLDVWS, from the exons TTTCCTGTCAACATGGGGGACTCCTGCATGGATGCCGGCGCCACCGTATCGGAGACTGTGGCCGAAGAAGTGTCTCTTCTCAGCATGACGGACATGATTCTGTTTTCCCTCATTGTGGGCCTCCTGACCTATTGGTtcttcttcagaaagaaaaaagacgaAGTCCCAGAGTTCACCAAAATTCAACCAGT GACTTCCTCTGTCAGAGACAGCAGCTTTGTGGAAAAGATGAAGAAGACG GGCAGGAACATCATCGTGTTCTACGGCTCCCAGACGGGGACGGCGGAAGAGTTTGCCAACCGCTTGTCCAAGGACGCCCACCGCTACGGGATGCGGGGCATGGCTGCAGACCCCGAGGAGTATGACTTG GCCGACCTGGGCAGCCTGCCAGACATCGAGAACTCCCTGGCCGTGTTCTGCATGGCCACCTACGGTGAGGGGGACCCCACAGACAACGCCCAGGACTTCTACGACTGGCTCCAGGAGACTGACTTGGACCTCACTGGAGTCAAGTATGCG GTGTTTGGTCTTGGGAACAAGACCTATGAGCACTTCAATGCCATGGGCAAGTACGTGGACAAGCGGCTGGAGCAGCTCGGCGCCCAGCGGATCTTTGAGCTGGGGATGGGCGATGACGATGGGAA CCTGGAGGAGGACTTCCTGACATGGCGTGAGCAGTTCTGGCCGGCCGTGTGCGAGCACTTCGGGGTGGAGGCCACTGGAGAGGAGTGCAG CATTCGCCAGTATGGGCTGGTGGTCCACCCAGACATAGACCCGGCCAAGGTGTACGTGGGAGAGATGGGCCGTCTGAAGAGCTACGAGAACCAGAAACC ccccttcGATGCCAAGAATCCCTTCTTGGCTGCTGTCACCGCCAACCGGAAGCTGAACCAGGGAACGGAGCGCCACTTCATGCACCTGGAATTAGACATCTCAGACTCCAAACTCAG gtatGAATCTGGGGACCATGTGGCCGTTTACCCAGCCAATGACTCTACCCTGGTCAGCCAGCTCGGTGAGATCCTGGGTGCCGACCTGGACGTCGTCATGTCCCTGAACAATCTCGATG AGGAGTCCAACAAGAAgcaccccttcccctgccccacctcctacCGCACGGCCCTCACCTACTACCTGGACATCACGAACCCGCCTCGCACCAACGTGCTCTACGAGCTGGCCCAGCACGCCTCCGATCCCTCGGAGCAGGAGCGGTTGCGCAGGATGGCCTCCTCCTCGGGCGAGGGCAAG GAGCTGTACCTGAGCTGGGTGGTGGAGGCCCGGAGGCACATCCTGGCCATCCTGCAGGACTACCCGTCCCTGCGGCCCCCCATCGACCACCTGTGCGAGCTGCTGCCCCGGCTCCAGGCCCGCTACTACTCCATCGCCTCGTCCTCCAAG gtCCACCCCAACTCCGTGCACATCTGTGCGGTGGCCGTGGAGTACAAAACCAAGTCCGGCCGCGTCAACAAAGGTGTGGCCACCAGCTGGCTGCGGGCCAAGGAGCCCGCCGGGGAGAACGGCGGCCGGGCCCTGGTGCCCATGTTCGTGCGCAAGTCCCAGTTCCGCCTGCCCTTCAAGGCCACCACGCCGGTCATCCTGGTGGGTCCCGGCACCGGGGTGGCCCCGTTCATCGGCTTCATCCAGGAGCGGGCCTGGCTGCGGCGGCAGG gcaaggaggtgggggagacGCTGCTCTACTATGGCTGCCGCCGCTCGGACGAAGACTACCTGTACCGTGAGGAGCTGGCCGGGCTCCACCAGGACGGCTCCCTCACCCAGCTCAACGTGGCCTTCTCCCGGGAGCAGCCCCACAAG gtcTACGTGCAGCACTTACTGAGGAGGGACAAGGAGCACCTGTGGCAGCTGATCCACGAGGGCGGCGCCCACATCTACGTCTGCGG ggacGCTCGGAACATGGCGAGGGACGTGCAGAACGCCTTCTACGACATCGTGGCCGACGGGGGGCCCATGGAGCACGCCCAGGCCGTGGACTACATCAAGAAGCTGATGACCAAGGGCCGCTACTCCCTGGACGTGTGGAGCTAG
- the LOC113932354 gene encoding NADPH--cytochrome P450 reductase isoform X3, whose product MGDSCMDAGATVSETVAEEVSLLSMTDMILFSLIVGLLTYWFFFRKKKDEVPEFTKIQPVTSSVRDSSFVEKMKKTGRNIIVFYGSQTGTAEEFANRLSKDAHRYGMRGMAADPEEYDLADLGSLPDIENSLAVFCMATYGEGDPTDNAQDFYDWLQETDLDLTGVKYAVFGLGNKTYEHFNAMGKYVDKRLEQLGAQRIFELGMGDDDGNLEEDFLTWREQFWPAVCEHFGVEATGEECSIRQYGLVVHPDIDPAKVYVGEMGRLKSYENQKPPFDAKNPFLAAVTANRKLNQGTERHFMHLELDISDSKLRYESGDHVAVYPANDSTLVSQLGEILGADLDVVMSLNNLDEESNKKHPFPCPTSYRTALTYYLDITNPPRTNVLYELAQHASDPSEQERLRRMASSSGEGKELYLSWVVEARRHILAILQDYPSLRPPIDHLCELLPRLQARYYSIASSSKVHPNSVHICAVAVEYKTKSGRVNKGVATSWLRAKEPAGENGGRALVPMFVRKSQFRLPFKATTPVILVGPGTGVAPFIGFIQERAWLRRQGKEVGETLLYYGCRRSDEDYLYREELAGLHQDGSLTQLNVAFSREQPHKVYVQHLLRRDKEHLWQLIHEGGAHIYVCGDARNMARDVQNAFYDIVADGGPMEHAQAVDYIKKLMTKGRYSLDVWS is encoded by the exons ATGGGGGACTCCTGCATGGATGCCGGCGCCACCGTATCGGAGACTGTGGCCGAAGAAGTGTCTCTTCTCAGCATGACGGACATGATTCTGTTTTCCCTCATTGTGGGCCTCCTGACCTATTGGTtcttcttcagaaagaaaaaagacgaAGTCCCAGAGTTCACCAAAATTCAACCAGT GACTTCCTCTGTCAGAGACAGCAGCTTTGTGGAAAAGATGAAGAAGACG GGCAGGAACATCATCGTGTTCTACGGCTCCCAGACGGGGACGGCGGAAGAGTTTGCCAACCGCTTGTCCAAGGACGCCCACCGCTACGGGATGCGGGGCATGGCTGCAGACCCCGAGGAGTATGACTTG GCCGACCTGGGCAGCCTGCCAGACATCGAGAACTCCCTGGCCGTGTTCTGCATGGCCACCTACGGTGAGGGGGACCCCACAGACAACGCCCAGGACTTCTACGACTGGCTCCAGGAGACTGACTTGGACCTCACTGGAGTCAAGTATGCG GTGTTTGGTCTTGGGAACAAGACCTATGAGCACTTCAATGCCATGGGCAAGTACGTGGACAAGCGGCTGGAGCAGCTCGGCGCCCAGCGGATCTTTGAGCTGGGGATGGGCGATGACGATGGGAA CCTGGAGGAGGACTTCCTGACATGGCGTGAGCAGTTCTGGCCGGCCGTGTGCGAGCACTTCGGGGTGGAGGCCACTGGAGAGGAGTGCAG CATTCGCCAGTATGGGCTGGTGGTCCACCCAGACATAGACCCGGCCAAGGTGTACGTGGGAGAGATGGGCCGTCTGAAGAGCTACGAGAACCAGAAACC ccccttcGATGCCAAGAATCCCTTCTTGGCTGCTGTCACCGCCAACCGGAAGCTGAACCAGGGAACGGAGCGCCACTTCATGCACCTGGAATTAGACATCTCAGACTCCAAACTCAG gtatGAATCTGGGGACCATGTGGCCGTTTACCCAGCCAATGACTCTACCCTGGTCAGCCAGCTCGGTGAGATCCTGGGTGCCGACCTGGACGTCGTCATGTCCCTGAACAATCTCGATG AGGAGTCCAACAAGAAgcaccccttcccctgccccacctcctacCGCACGGCCCTCACCTACTACCTGGACATCACGAACCCGCCTCGCACCAACGTGCTCTACGAGCTGGCCCAGCACGCCTCCGATCCCTCGGAGCAGGAGCGGTTGCGCAGGATGGCCTCCTCCTCGGGCGAGGGCAAG GAGCTGTACCTGAGCTGGGTGGTGGAGGCCCGGAGGCACATCCTGGCCATCCTGCAGGACTACCCGTCCCTGCGGCCCCCCATCGACCACCTGTGCGAGCTGCTGCCCCGGCTCCAGGCCCGCTACTACTCCATCGCCTCGTCCTCCAAG gtCCACCCCAACTCCGTGCACATCTGTGCGGTGGCCGTGGAGTACAAAACCAAGTCCGGCCGCGTCAACAAAGGTGTGGCCACCAGCTGGCTGCGGGCCAAGGAGCCCGCCGGGGAGAACGGCGGCCGGGCCCTGGTGCCCATGTTCGTGCGCAAGTCCCAGTTCCGCCTGCCCTTCAAGGCCACCACGCCGGTCATCCTGGTGGGTCCCGGCACCGGGGTGGCCCCGTTCATCGGCTTCATCCAGGAGCGGGCCTGGCTGCGGCGGCAGG gcaaggaggtgggggagacGCTGCTCTACTATGGCTGCCGCCGCTCGGACGAAGACTACCTGTACCGTGAGGAGCTGGCCGGGCTCCACCAGGACGGCTCCCTCACCCAGCTCAACGTGGCCTTCTCCCGGGAGCAGCCCCACAAG gtcTACGTGCAGCACTTACTGAGGAGGGACAAGGAGCACCTGTGGCAGCTGATCCACGAGGGCGGCGCCCACATCTACGTCTGCGG ggacGCTCGGAACATGGCGAGGGACGTGCAGAACGCCTTCTACGACATCGTGGCCGACGGGGGGCCCATGGAGCACGCCCAGGCCGTGGACTACATCAAGAAGCTGATGACCAAGGGCCGCTACTCCCTGGACGTGTGGAGCTAG
- the LOC113932356 gene encoding uncharacterized protein LOC113932356, with the protein MGPLVSCLGPGLQAAFPASEGRPQWPAPQPGKERAPGTQPSVELSGGVGPVEGTQVWTHVDGAARSAPDLWKPPPEPRGEGGSVRAFPGLKLLKGPVLASRDAASTKP; encoded by the exons ATGGGACCACTGGTCTCTTGCTTGGGTCCCGGTTTGCAGGCTGCATTCCCTGCCTCCGAAGGAAGGCCCCAGTGGCCGGCTCCCCAACCTGGGAAAGAGCGGGCTCCAGGCACacagcccagtgtggagctgTCCGGCGGGGTCGGGCCGGTTGAGGGCACTCAGGTGTGGACCCACGTGGACGGAGCAG CGCGGTCCGCCCCGGATCTCTGGAAGCCACCCCCGGAGcccaggggagagggtgggagtgTTCGTGCTTTCCCAGGGCTGAAGCTACTGAAGGGGCCCGTGCTGGCCTCCAGAG ATGCAGCTTCTACGAAACCTTAG
- the TMEM120A gene encoding ion channel TACAN, with amino-acid sequence MHPLAPGPLGDCLRDWEELQQDFQSIQETHRLYRLKLEELTKLQNSCTSAITRQKKRLQELALVLKKCKPSLQSGAKEAAQELENQIKERQGLFFDMEAYLPKKNGLYLSLVLGNVNVTLLSKQAKFAYKDEYEKFKLYLTIILILISFTCRFLLNSRVTDAAFNFLLVWYYCTLTIRESILINNGSRIKGWWVFHHYVSTFLSGVMLTWPDGLMYQKFRNQFLSFSMYQSFVQFLQYYYQSGCLYRLRALGERHTMDLTVEGFQSWMWRGLTFLLPFLFFGHFWQLFNALTLFSLARDPECKEWQVLMCGLPFLLLFLGNFFTTLRVVHQKFHSQRHGSKKE; translated from the exons ATGCATCCCCTGGCTCCGGGCCCGCTGGGGGACTGCCTGCGGGACTGGGAGGAGCTGCAGCAGGACTTCCAGAGCATCCAG GAGACCCACCGGCTATACCGCCTGAAGCTGGAGGAGCTGACCAAGCTGCAGAACAGTTGTACCAGCGCCATCACTCGGCAGAAGAAGCGGCTCCAGGAGCTGGCTCTTGTCCTGAAGAA ATGCAAACCCTCCCTTCAGTCGGGGGCCAAGGAGGCCGCCCAGGAGCTGGAGAACCAGATCAAGGAGCGCCAGGGCCTCTTCTTCGATATGGAGGCCTATTTGCCCAAGAAGAATGG GTTGTACCTGAGCCTGGTTCTGGGCAATGTCAACGTGACACTCCTGAGCAAGCAGGCTAA GTTTGCCTACAAGGACGAGTATGAGAAGTTCAAGCTCTACCTCACCATCATCCTCATCCTCATCTCCTTCACCTGCCGCTTCCTCCTCAACTCCAG GGTGACGGACGCTGCCTTCAACTTCCTGCTGGTCTGGTACTACTGCACGCTGACCATCCGGGAGAGCATTCTCATCAACAACGGCTCCCG GATCAAAGGCTGGTGGGTTTTCCATCATTACGTGTCCACCTTCTTGTCGGGAGTCATGTTGACATG GCCTGACGGCCTCATGTACCAGAAGTTCCGGAACCAGTTCTTGTCCTTCTCCATGTACCAGA gcttcgTGCAGTTCCTGCAGTACTACTACCAGAGCGGCTGTCTGTACCGCCTGCGGGCCTTGGGCGAGAGGCACACCATGGACCTCACTGTGG agGGCTTCCAGTCCTGGATGTGGCGGGGCCTCACCTTCCTGctgccctttcttttctttggacaT ttctgGCAGCTTTTTAACGCACTGACCTTGTTCAGCCTGGCCCGGGACCCCGAGTGCAAGGAGTGGCAG GTGCTCATGTgtggcctccccttcctcctcctcttccttggcAACTTCTTCACCACCCTGCGGGTTGTGCACCAGAAATTCCACAGTCAAAGGCATGGGAGCAAGAAAGAATGA